The Pyrenophora tritici-repentis strain M4 chromosome 3, whole genome shotgun sequence genome has a window encoding:
- a CDS encoding mitochondrial 54S ribosomal protein mL38 codes for MASTPSIRQFIACVRCVRQIPSANGTRRLLSTSAVAREEVQTQPTNATPPSNPKEGAAQNAAPDQVPEYMQKWGTLDPQMVENKKQERRLLRREHVQPVGSRRRRAVLRRSAIQKAAEIPFEQLPYQCFQEARKVLLEDRQEKIKDIERQQLRIKNLMAQDASLSGGEIAKHQKLRSMRNYLDMLVVLADINDPVVKRKFEDGLGDMNKPIYRYLADKKWRQYKRLVLEQRITQLAIIPDIFPSLNLEADIDLGFGRRNVAPGDFVDSAISENMPRLNVQTFTPGEKLVTVVVVDADVPVQQSDSFTYRCHLIASNIPISPTSTSIPLQRIAQEDQKKADPSAKKITLPWVAPISHKGAPYHRLGIFVFEQYRAKPLDVTKFADTERFGFKLRSFADKNKLRAITATLFRTKWDDSMAGVMERAGMKDQIDVEFKRKRVEPLPYKRRTERMR; via the exons ATGGCCTCGACGCCGTCTATACGCCAATTCATTGCCTGTGTGCGATGCGTGCGCCAAATACCCAGCGCCAATGGCACGCGCCGCCTGCTTTCGACGTCGGCGGTAGCCCGTGAAGAAGTGCAGACACAGCCCACGAATGCGACTCCGCCGTCAAACCCCAAAGAGGGCGCTGCCCAAAATGCTGCTCCCGACCAAGTTCCAGAATACATGCAGAAATGGGGCACGCTAGACCCTCAAATGGTGGAGAACAAGAAGCAGGAACGTCGACTTTTGCGAAGAGAGCATGTGCAGCCTGTTGGATCCCGCCGTCGTCGTGCAGTCCTTCGTCGTTCCGCCATCCAGAAGGCCGCCGAGATTCCTTTTGAACAATTACCCTATCAATGTTTTCAGGAGGCTAGAAAGGTCTTGCTCGAGGACAGACAGGAGAAAATCAAGGACATCGAGAGACAGCAGCTGCGGATAAAGAACTTAATGGCCCAAGATGCTAGCCTGAGCGGGGGCGAAATAGCCAAGCATCAAAAGCTGCGAAGTATGAGGAATTACTTGGATATGTTGGTCGTTCTGGCCGACATCAATGACCCGGTGGTGAAGCGCAAGTTCGAGGATGGCCTGG GCGACATGAACAAGCCCATCTACCGTTACCTCGCAGACAAAAAATGGCGGCAATACAAGCGTCTCGTGCTTGAACAGCGCATCACCCAATTAGCAATCATTCCCGACATTTTTCCGTCGTTGAACCTTGAGGCAGATATCGATCTTGGTTTCGGACGAAGAAATGTTGCACCTGGCGACTTTGTCGATTCTGCCATCTCGGAGAACATGCCTCGCCTGAACGTCCAGACCTTCACGCCAGGAGAGAAGCTAGTCACAGTCGTCGTTGTGGATGCCGATGTGCCGGTACAACAGAGCGACAGCTTCACGTACCGATGCCATTTGATTGCCTCAAACATCCCAATCTCGCCAACTAGCACATCCATACCACTCCAGCGTATAGCACAGGAAGACCAAAAGAAGGCAGACCCGAGCGCTAAGAAGATTACACTACCGTGGGTTGCTCCCATCTCTCACAAGGGTGCGCCGTATCATCGTCTTGGCATCTTTGTCTTTGAGCAATATCGCGCAAAGCCGTTGGATGTTACCAAGTTTGCCGACACCGAGCGCTTCGGATTCAAGCTTCGAAGCTTTGCCGACAAAAACAAGCTTCGCGCCATTACCGCTACGCTGTTCAGGACGAAATGGGATGACAGCATGGCCGGCGTCATGGAGCGTGCCGGTATGAAGGATCAAATCGACGTCGAGTTCAAGAGGAAGAGGGTGGAGCCGCTTCCATACAAGAGACGGACAGAGCGCATGCGGTGA
- a CDS encoding GlnS, Glutamyl- and glutaminyl-tRNA synthetase: protein MAMSFCLLRRPLVSTYTCRSCLCRLSRPSRRPISFESAKDHKPNPALPTFPARTRFAPSPTGYLHLGSLRTALFNYLLAKRTGGQFLLRIEDTDQKRTVHDAEQRLFDDLRWAGLQWDEGPEVGGPYGPYKQSERSAIYKEHAHTLLESGNAYRCFCSTERLNALAEHRHKLGIATDYDRTCAVIPKEESDDRASKGESHTIRLKVPDQYPTYKDLIYGTFRPLKRRGHVTESAYEDPILLKSDGLPTYHLANVVDDHLMKITHVIRGSEWMPSTPKHIAMYQAFGWTPPAFAHVGLLVDEAGNKLSKRNFDTDITAFREMEIFPETLTNFAALLGWSHREKKDVMDLATLVKNFSLKFTKGNTTVTFGKMQFLQRKHALQRAEKGGEYLEEMVNNVASLLTSPDSPYQDWKAIVGSSSSLNDYIRSIITADAENYTNANEFLYRNSFLFTPLRPFDKTPPMTTTSDIPLRTQILGQLSEDEWNRESIMGKIHVMIDQGPEEKRPKAKDVYHYLRKMVTGQDEGMRIYDVMLILGRRETLARLGVEV, encoded by the coding sequence ATGGCCATGTCTTTTTGCTTGCTCCGCCGCCCTCTGGTCTCCACCTACACCTGCCGCTCGTGTCTTTGCCGGCTTTCACGCCCATCACGACGTCCCATCTCGTTTGAGTCGGCCAAGGACCATAAACCTAACCCCGCCTTACCAACATTTCCCGCACGGACGCGGTTTGCACCATCGCCGACGGGTTATCTGCACCTAGGCTCTTTGCGAACAGCACTCTTCAACTACCTCCTCGCCAAGAGGACAGGAGGCCAATTCCTCCTGCGCATTGAGGATACAGACCAGAAACGGACGGTACACGACGCCGAGCAGCGACTCTTTGACGATCTACGATGGGCGGGACTGCAATGGGATGAAGGGCCAGAAGTCGGAGGTCCATACGGGCCGTACAAGCAATCCGAGCGAAGCGCAATCTACAAAGAGCACGCGCATACCTTGTTGGAATCAGGAAATGCATACCGCTGTTTCTGCTCGACGGAGCGCTTGAATGCCCTGGCCGAACACCGACACAAACTAGGCATTGCGACAGACTACGACCGCACATGCGCCGTCATACCAAAGGAAGAAAGCGACGACCGCGCTTCAAAGGGTGAATCGCACACGATACGTCTCAAGGTTCCCGACCAGTATCCAACCTACAAGGACCTCATCTACGGCACCTTTCGCCCGCTCAAACGACGAGGACATGTCACCGAATCCGCCTACGAAGACCCCATCCTACTCAAGTCGGATGGCCTACCTACCTACCACCTCGCCAACGTCGTAGACGACCACCTCATGAAGATCACACATGTAATCCGTGGCAGCGAATGGATGCCCAGCACACCCAAGCACATTGCCATGTACCAAGCTTTCGGTTGGACACCCCCCGCCTTCGCCCACGTCGGCCTCCTCGTCGACGAAGCCGGCAACAAGCTCAGCAAGCGCAACTTCGACACGGACATCACCGCCTTCCGCGAAATGGAAATCTTCCCCGAAACCCTCACCAACTTCGCCGCCTTACTCGGGTGGAGCCACCGCGAGAAAAAAGACGTCATGGACCTGGCTACGCTCGTCAAGAACTTCTCCCTCAAATTCACAAAGGGAAACACGACCGTCACGTTTGGTAAAATGCAGTTCCTCCAGCGTAAACACGCGTTGCAACGCGCGGAAAAGGGCGGGGAATACCTAGAGGAAATGGTCAATAATGTCGCGTCTTTACTCACATCCCCAGACTCCCCTTATCAAGACTGGAAAGCCATTGTCGGCTCCTCCTCCTCCCTAAACGACTACATCCGCTCCATCATCACCGCCGACGCAGAAAACTACACAAACGCAAACGAATTCCTCTACAGAAACTCGTTCCTCTTCACCCCTCTGCGCCCCTTTGACAAAACCCCGCCCATGACAACAACCTCGGATATCCCCTTGCGCACGCAGATACTGGGCCAATTAAGCGAGGACGAGTGGAATAGGGAAAGCATCATGGGCAAGATTCATGTCATGATTGATCAGGGGCCGGAGGAGAAGAGACCGAAAGCAAAGGATGTGTATCATTATTTGCGCAAGATGGTTACGGGGCAGGATGAGGGGATGCGGATTTATGATGTCATGTTGATTTTGGGGAGGAGGGAGACGCTAGCTAGACTGGGGGTCGAGGTATAG
- a CDS encoding mitochondrial 54S ribosomal uL4m domain-containing protein, whose amino-acid sequence MCPLRRRLPHHDDMRHANLSKKSLCTPTARSITTSAPSQATVSDVRIKTIKQAPGYVPVTPLEHQTVLATIHQFPSLEPLRFEKYPANHLYLPTRRDILHRAVVYEGDATRLGTASTKTRHEVHGSRRKVRPQKGTGHARLGDRMSPMLRGGGVAFGPKPRDFSSELPKKVYDLAFRTALSYRFRKGELIIVDNAMELESPSTRLLADIFRHHEKLWGRGRSLMVTLEERPLLEQALVDMDRRKQAILWNKVDVKYLLELSRIIIERDALQNILLSHEEDLTHKAIQPWHKGLVRSLPPSNLESTIGWEDFRQLSLAKPEEKEATRIEVYGNVAAARYGYAETLPQGTKRTEMTLSAYELLTEAKQLEFEKKTGLTFSDYSQNTNTDDFPRAKALDYQISIKNDLVDQTAQTNRLLAEKYLVDVRELELQKLELLSEASLLAAQIFEQLRDTLELMGEAERAEEMLEAARNERTSIEEIELNTLEARVELSRQIAMVAGMQGDFIRQEKMQQEVEAREQELETRRVEIEAQNALLEEASEEVDGAPEETGSVIDVEGRVAEPSKEERSSKEERRL is encoded by the coding sequence ATGTGTCCGCTGCGCCGTAGGCTTCCCCACCATGATGACATGCGACATGCTAATCTCTCCAAGAAATCTCTATGCACACCCACGGCCCGCTCCATAACAACGTCTGCCCCTTCCCAGGCCACCGTCTCTGATGTCAGGATCAAAACTATCAAGCAGGCTCCCGGCTATGTGCCCGTCACACCATTGGAGCACCAAACCGTGCTTGCAACCATCCACCAATTCCCCTCCCTCGAGCCGCTACGCTTTGAAAAATACCCTGCAAACCACCTCTATCTTCCGACAAGACGAGACATTCTGCATCGCGCCGTTGTGTATGAGGGTGACGCTACCCGATTAGGTACCGCCTCGACCAAGACAAGACATGAGGTACACGGTTCGCGAAGAAAAGTACGACCGCAGAAGGGAACAGGTCATGCTCGATTGGGAGATCGAATGTCGCCTATGTTGAGGGGTGGAGGTGTTGCATTCGGTCCCAAGCCGCGGGACTTTTCCTCAGAGTTGCCCAAGAAGGTCTACGACCTTGCCTTCCGGACTGCTCTTTCCTACCGTTTCCGTAAGGGCGAGCTCATCATCGTCGATAATGCCATGGAGCTGGAGAGTCCTTCGACCAGGTTGTTGGCGGATATTTTCAGACACCACGAGAAGTTGTGGGGCAGGGGCCGGAGTCTAATGGTGACATTGGAGGAGCGCCCATTGCTGGAACAAGCACTGGTGGACATGGACCGCCGCAAACAGGCTATTCTTTGGAACAAAGTCGACGTCAAGTACTTGCTGGAACTGTCGCGCATCATTATCGAGCGTGACGCTCTGCAAAACATTCTCCTTTCTCACGAAGAAGACCTTACACACAAGGCGATCCAGCCATGGCACAAGGGTCTTGTTCGCTCATTACCGCCATCTAACCTCGAATCCACCATTGGATGGGAAGATTTCCGCCAGCTTTCACTTGCGAAACCCGAAGAAAAGGAAGCCACCCGCATTGAAGTCTACGGCAACGTAGCGGCAGCACGCTACGGATACGCCGAAACTCTACCGCAGGGCACCAAGCGCACCGAGATGACACTCTCAGCCTATGAATTGCTCACCGAAGCCAAGCAACTTGAGTTTGAAAAGAAGACGGGCCTCACATTTTCCGACTACAGCCAAAACACAAATACGGACGACTTCCCCCGAGCGAAAGCACTAGACTACCAAATCAGCATCAAAAACGATCTCGTCGACCAAACCGCACAGACGAACCGCTTACTGGCGGAGAAGTACCTGGTAGATGTCCGCGAGCTCGAACTGCAGAAGCTAGAACTGCTAAGCGAGGCTTCTCTTCTCGCCGCCCAAATCTTCGAACAACTTCGTGACACTCTGGAGCTCATGGGCGAAGCGGAAAGAGCGGAGGAAATGCTCGAGGCGGCTCGGAACGAGAGGACTAGCATTGAGGAAATTGAACTGAATACACTCGAGGCAAGAGTGGAATTGTCAAGGCAGATTGCCATGGTCGCTGGTATGCAGGGTGACTTTATAAGGCAGGAGAAGATGCAGCAGGAGGTTGAAGCGCGTGAGCAAGAGTTGGAGACAAGGAGAGTGGAGATTGAGGCTCAAAATGCCTTGTTGGAGGAGGCGAGTGAGGAGGTGGATGGTGCACCGGAGGAAACGGGAAGTGTGATTGATGTTGAGGGTCGTGTCGCTGAGCCAAGCAAAGAGGAGAGGTCTAGCAAAGAGGAAAGAAGACTATAG
- a CDS encoding InfC, Translation initiation factor 3 (IF-3) produces MPPSHIPSTSRALYRVFIAPTLRSTTSIPLIYAPAFAPPISTPTAIAASTPSLTSRTCIRTVKYTKDTRRHAISDHFVIDSAINSEYINLVNEKGEFTPGVPLVEALTSYNRVTYHLVEVNPGKVDEFDRPDPDHPPTCRIMTKIELREQHQRKLELIRKQEKGDSAKTLEINWAIAKGDLGHRLERVRKFLKQGRKVEVTLKAEGRKGSVKKATPEEAEAVLQAVRDVVAECKGASEMKMA; encoded by the exons ATGCCACCCTCACACATCCCCAGCACATCGCGCGCCCTCTACCGCGTCTTCATCGCCCCTACGCTCCGTAGCACAACCTCCATTCCGCTCATCTATGCGCCAGCTTTCGCACCACCAATCTCTACGCCCACGGCCATCGCCGCCTCTACGCCTAGCCTCACATCTCGAACATGTATTCGCACCGTCAAGTACACAAAAGACACGCGCCGCCATGCCATCTCTGACCACTTCGTCATCGACTCCGCCATCAACTCCGAGTACATCAACCTCGTCAACGAAAAGGGCGAATTCACCCCTGGTGTCCCGCTCGTCGAGGCCCTGACAAGCTACAATAGAGTAACGTACCACCTGGTTGAAGTCAATCCAGGAAAAGTGGACGAGTTCGATCGTCCAGATCCTGATCACCCACCTACATGCCGTATCATGACCAAGATTGAGCTTCGAGAGCAACACCAGCGCAAGCTCGAGCTCATTCGCAAGCAGGAAAAAGGCGATTCTGCCAAAACGCTTGAAATCAACTGGGCTATTGCAAAGGGTGACTTGGGGCACCGGCTGGAGCGAGTGAGAAAGTTTCTTAAGCAGGGGAGGAAAGTTGAGGTTACGCTCAAGGCAGAGGGGAGGAAGGGGTCCGTTAAGAAGGCTACTCCTGAGGAGGCGGAAGCGGTTCTTCAGGCTGTCAGGGATGTTGTAGCCGAGTGCAAGGGCGCTTCGGAAATGAAGA TGGCGTGA
- a CDS encoding autophagy protein 16, translated as MSNPLAEYLTALEARDAHEKAHEDYINAYTKLADRTATFTHDASTPEPNPSSGATTKTVISKGKGPASTDDAPTSAVAQLRAELASTQRTRGDLEAQLSTLSAQLSALKASDTQQKQRIEQLEKMRTALERRGKDKAEELKGKGRLVEEVHDEMVALNLQLNMAEQEKEKLRKENDELTRRWMKKMEEEAKTMNERSGWEDQSRRRK; from the exons ATGAGTAATCCACTGGCCGAATATTTAACTGCACTCGAGGCACGCGATGCGCACGAGAAGGCGCATGAGGACTATATCAACGCCT ACACAAAGCTCGCCGACCGTACTGCGACCTTCACACACGATGCCTCCACGCCAGAGCCCAACCCCTCCTCCGGCGCAACAACCAAGACAGTCATATCAAAAGGGAAAGGTCCTGCCTCAACAGATGATGCCCCTACATCTGCAGTTGCACAGTTACGCGCCGAGCTGGCATCTACACAGCGCACCCGCGGCGACTTGGAAGCGCAACTCAGCACACTATCCGCCCAACTTTCCGCCCTCAAAGCCTCAGACACGCAGCAGAAGCAGCGCATAGAACAGCTTGAGAAGATGAGGACAGCACTGGAAAGGCGGGGCAAGGACAAAGCAGAGGAACTCAAGGGTAAAGGCAGGCTTGTTGAAGAGGTGCACGACGAGATGGTGGCGCTGAATCTGCAGTTGAACATGGCGGAGCAGGAAAAGGAGAAGCTGCGAAAGGAAAACGACGAGCTCACTAGGCGGTggatgaagaagatggagGAAGAGGCTAAGACGATGAATGAGCGATCGGGCTGGGAGGATCAGTCGCGGAGGAGGAAGTAG
- a CDS encoding ATG22 multi-domain protein, whose translation MLMFTSYTGSLASCLFIFISPSLYYLAPILVIVGVSSLGCSFVLLNAFLPLLVAHYPDNSIGKSLSSDSASDFELESLNPANGPSSIIHRSNPEKLARDLERSAQISSKGVGYGYISAVFVQVLSIGIIFLFSKTSFSKTSPSLSIRIILFMVGVWWAVFSIPTLLWLRPRPGPPLPTQSRPGFANNTEASSKLRTFLFYTSFSLRSFYGTLKRAISLRQTLLFLISWFLLSDAVATISGTAVLFARTELHMGTIAIALLSITSIGSGVVGAFAWPKIQRRYGLQPKMILLCCVAGMEVIPLYGLLGYIPLFKSLGFIGLQQAWEIYPIAVVHGIVMGGISSYARSVYAPLIPEGSEAAFFALFAVTDKGSSAFGPALVGWIVDQAGTIRPAFFFLAVLVVLPAPLLWMLNVEKGREDARMMAEGDGRGRGTYERVMVE comes from the coding sequence ATGTTGATGTTTACATCTTATACTGGCTCGCTGGCTAGTTGTCTTTTCATTTTTATTTCGCCGTCGTTGTACTATCTAGCACCCATCCTAGTCATCGTCGGCGTCTCCAGCCTGGGGTGTTCCTTTGTCTTGCTAAACGCTTTCCTACCGTTGCTAGTAGCACATTACCCCGACAACTCCATAGGCAAGTCGCTGTCATCGGATTCCGCCTCAGACTTTGAGCTCGAAAGCTTGAACCCCGCCAACGGACCGTCATCAATAATACATCGATCGAACCCAGAGAAGCTAGCGCGCGATCTCGAGCGCTCGGCGCAAATCAGCAGTAAAGGTGTAGGCTACGGGTACATATCCGCAGTCTTCGTCCAGGTCCTGAGTATCGGCATCATCTTCCTGTTCAGCAAGACATCGTTTTCCAAAACCTCGCCTAGTCTCTCGATCCGCATCATCCTGTTCATGGTGGGCGTGTGGTGGGCTGTGTTTAGCATTCCAACACTTCTCTGGCTGCGCCCGCGTCCGGGTCCGCCGTTGCCCACGCAGTCACGCCCTGGTTTTGCAAATAATACAGAAGCGTCGTCGAAGCTGCGTACGTTTCTGTTTTATACCTCGTTCTCGCTGAGGAGCTTCTACGGGACTTTGAAGAGGGCCATCAGTCTCAGACAGACGCTACTCTTCCTCATCTCGTGGTTCCTCCTCTCCGATGCCGTGGCTACTATTTCCGGAACGGCGGTACTCTTCGCGAGGACAGAGTTACACATGGGCACTATTGCCATTGCACTACTATCCATTACGTCAATCGGCTCGGGTGTCGTAGGCGCATTTGCATGGCCGAAGATTCAGCGCCGGTATGGTCTACAGCCGAAAATGATACTGCTGTGTTGTGTGGCCGGCATGGAAGTGATTCCTTTGTACGGCTTGCTGGGCTATATTCCGCTGTTCAAAAGCCTGGGGTTTATCGGATTGCAGCAGGCTTGGGAAATCTATCCCATCGCCGTCGTGCATGGGATAGTCATGGGTGGTATATCTTCGTACGCGCGCTCCGTCTACGCGCCTTTGATCCCAGAGGGAAGCGAGGCAGCCTTCTTTGCGCTGTTCGCTGTGACAGACAAAGGGAGTAGCGCTTTTGGGCCAGCTTTGGTAGGCTGGATTGTCGATCAGGCCGGTACTATTCGACCGGCGTTCTTCTTTCTCGCCGTC
- a CDS encoding metal-dependent protease PAD1-JAB1 superfamily — protein MGTALKTWELENAVKLVDPSKDALYDYSASAQKAINEAHPWRTDPHYFTSVRISAIALLKMVMHARSGGSLEVMGLMLGKIEAHTFVVTDAFRLPVEGTETRVNAQDEANEYMVEFLQRAREQGQMENAVGWYHSHPGYGCWLSGIDVNTQKTQQQFQDPFCAIVIDPDRTVSAGKVEIGAFRTYKDEYVESTAKATGASKHTGGTDSDGFETIPLGKIEDFGAHASHYYSLEVSHFKSSLDAKLLEALWNKYWVQTLSSSPLISNREYGTKQISDLARKMQQENSNGKRFKGGPTYASGNDTKNQLTKLGAAGSKIAREEDMGLLAAKVKDTIFNLANGNGSSNGEQAKSPEVEMETS, from the exons ATGGGTACCGCACTCAAGACATGGG AGCTCGAGAACGCCGTCAAGCTCGTCGACCCCAGCAAAGACGCCCTCTACGACTACTCGGCCTCTGCGCAGAAAGCCATCAATGAAGCGCACCCATGGCGAACCGATCCCCACTACTTCACCTCTGTCCGCATCTCGGCCATTGCCCTCCTCAAGATGGTCATGCATGCGCGATCAGGCGGTTCCCTTGAAGTCATGGGCTTGATGTTGGGCAAGATTGAAGCACACACGTTTGTCGTAACAGACGCCTTCAGGTTACCCGTCGAAGGCACCGAGACGCGAGTGAATGCGCAAGACGAAGCAAACGAGTACATGGTGGAATTCCTGCAGCGGGCGCGAGAGCAAGGCCAAATGGAGAACGCCGTGGGTTGGTATCATTCACATCCCGGCTATGGTTGCTGGCTCTCTGGTATCGACGTCAATACGCAAAAGACGCAGCAACAGTTCCAGGACCCCTTCTGCGCCATCGTCATCGACCCCGACCGCACTGTGTCTGCAGGCAAGGTTGAGATTGGCGCTTTCCGCACGTACAAGGACGAGTACGTGGAGAGTACGGCAAAGGCTACCGGGGCCTCCAAGCACACGGGTGGCACTGATAGCGACGGGTTTGAGACGATTCCGCTCGGCAAGATTGAAGACTTTGGTGCGCATGCTAGTCACTACTACTCTCTTGAAGTCTCGCACTTCAAGTCGTCGCTCGACGCCAAGCTACTCGAGGCACTATGGAACAAGTACTGGGTCCAGACACTGTCCTCATCCCCGCTCATCTCGAACCGCGAATACGGCACAAAGCAGATTTCAGATCTTGCGCGCAAAATGCAGCAGGAGAACAGCAATGGCAAGCGCTTCAAGGGCGGACCGACGTATGCGTCCGGCAACGACACCAAGAATCAGTTGACCAAGCTAGGCGCGGCGGGAAGCAAGATTGCGCGCGAAGAGGACATGGGACTTTTGGCGGCAAAGGTCAAGGATACCATTTTCAACCTCGCCAACGGCAATGGCAGTAGCAATGGCGAACAAGCCAAGAGCCCAGAGGTGGAAATGGAGACGTCGTAG
- a CDS encoding DnaJ, DnaJ-class molecular chaperone with C-terminal Zn finger domain protein produces the protein MLRITEVLDIEKGASKTEIKKAYHKAALAHHPDKVAEDDRAEAEIRFKAAKQAYEILSDDDKRHMYDTHGMAAFDPSNGGMGGGGPDMDDIFAQMFGGMGGMGGFGGMPGMGGMGGMPGGRNVPRKGRSVEQEYEVTLEELYKGKTTKFSNTKNIICSLCKGSGGKQGAKSNACAVCNGRGAKQVLRQVGPGLVTQETVACGNCQGSGQVIPEKQRCKKCKGNKVVETKNVLELYIPRGARQGERIVLAGEADQLPDQEPGDIIFTLTEAHHDVFERAGADLRAELKVSLVEALTGFNRVVITHLDGRGLKLHVQQPDGNVLRPGQVLKIQGEGMPMKKSDARGDLYLVVDVEFPEDGWLKNDAAVQKVRDALPKSDMPEEKHEEVEEVEVEWDAEMEDFGAGSGDPRAGGGEWEDDDDEEAGPQCATQ, from the exons ATGCTAAGGATAACAGAGGTTCTCGACATCGAGAAGGGCGCAAGCAAAACCGAAATCAAAAAGGCATACCACAAG GCCGCACTAGCACATCACCCCGACAAGGTCGCAGAAGACGACCGCGCAGAGGCTGAAATCCGCTTCAAGGCTGCGAAACAAGCCTACGAAATCCTCTCCGACGATGACAAGCGACATATGTACGATACCCATGGCATGGCCGCCTTTGATCCCTCTAACGGAGGTATGGGCGGCGGCGGGCCCGACATGGACGACATCTTTGCGCAAATGTTCGGCGGCATGGGTGGCATGGGTGGATTTGGAGGAATGCCAGGTATGGGAGGCATGGGCGGCATGCCAGGCGGGCGAAATGTACCGCGCAAAGGACGATCAGTCGAGCAAGAATACGAGGTCACGCTAGAAGAACTTTACAAAGGCAAGACGACAAAGTTCTCAAACACGAAGAACATCATTTGTTCCTTGTGCAAGGGCAGCGGCGGCAAACAGGGCGCAAAGAGCAACGCATGTGCCGTTTGTAATGGACGCG GTGCCAAGCAAGTTCTCCGCCAAGTTGGGCCCGGTCTTGTTACACAAGAGACTGTTGCATGTGGTAACTGTCAAGGTTCCGGCCAGGTCATCCCCGAGAAGCAACGCTGCAAGAAGTGCAAGGGCAACAAAGTCGTCGAGACGAAGAACGTACTTGAACTCTACATCCCGCGCGGTGCCCGACAAGGCGAGCGCATAGTACTAGCAGGCGAAGCAGATCAACTACCAGATCAAGAACCAGGCGACATCATCTTCACCCTCACCGAGGCCCATCACGATGTCTTCGAGCGCGCAGGAGCGGATCTGAGAGCAGAGCTAAAAGTCAGCTTAGTCGAGGCCCTCACAGGCTTCAACCGCGTCGTCATCACACACCTCGACGGCAGGGGTCTCAAGCTCCACGTCCAGCAGCCCGACGGCAACGTCCTGCGTCCCGGCCAGGTACTCAAAATCCAAGGCGAAGGCATGCCCATGAAGAAGAGCGACGCAAGAGGCGACCTCTACCTCGTCGTCGACGTCGAGTTCCCCGAAGATGGCTGGCTCAAAAACGACGCGGCCGTCCAAAAAGTCCGAGACGCATTACCAAAGAGCGACATGCCTGAAGAAAAACACGAGGAGGTCGAGGAGGTCGAAGTCGAATGGGATGCTGAGATGGAGGACTTTGGTGCTGGTAGTGGTGATCCCCGCGCGGGAGGTGGGGAG